The Coffea arabica cultivar ET-39 chromosome 1e, Coffea Arabica ET-39 HiFi, whole genome shotgun sequence genome has a window encoding:
- the LOC113712897 gene encoding probable 3-beta-hydroxysteroid-Delta(8),Delta(7)-isomerase, translated as MAIVGEVEHPYVPRDLKLPGFVPAFLPPSTIVGAYLLASLLAVSIVWIGSGRIHKISKLDRILMCWWIFTGLTHMVLEGYFVFTPDFYKKTTPVYLAEVWKEYSKGDSRYAARDSGVVSIEGVTVVLEGPFCLLTLFAIATKKSYRYVIQLAISLGQLYGTIVYFLTSYLDGDNFAASWFYYYAYYVLANAFWVLIPTAISVHCWKKICEAIKDQDLKKTKTS; from the exons ATGGCAATTGTGGGAGAAGTTGAACACCCATATGTTCCAAGGGATTTGAAGTTGCCTGGTTTTGTACCTGCGTTCCTCCCCCCTTCCACTATTGTTGGTGCTTATCTGCTTGCTTCCCTACTCGCTGTGTCCATTGTCTGGATCGGTTCCG GACGGATCCACAAGATATCAAAGCTTGATAGAATACTCATGTGCTGGTGGATCTTCACGGGGCTAACCCACATGGTccttgaaggttattttgtatTTACTCCAGACTTTTACAAGAAGACAACCCCAGTTTACCTTGCTGAAGTCT GGAAGGAATACAGCAAAGGTGATTCAAGATATGCTGCGCGTGATTCTGGAGTTGTTTCTATTGAAGGAGTTACAGTAGTATTGGAGGGCCCCTTTTGTCTTCTCACCCT GTTTGCTATAGCTACAAAAAAGTCATACAGGTATGTGATTCAGCTGGCCATTTCTTTGGGGCAGCTGTATGGCACCATTGTATACTTCTTGACATCCTACTTGGATGGGGATAATTTTGCTGCAAGCTGGTTTTACTATTATGCATACTACGTCCTTGCAAATGCCTTTTGGGTTTTAATCCCGACAGCAATATCGGTCCACTGTTGGAAGAAGATATGTGAAGCAATCAAGGATCAGGACCTGAAAAAGACCAAAACCAGCTAA
- the LOC113712904 gene encoding protein FAR-RED IMPAIRED RESPONSE 1 isoform X5, with protein MDLDKEDRNREEENNSEGKEGEDVVGEGNAEELDANDVMDVDGNTGQLKDSEVLEPYVGMEFESEDAARKFYIDYAKKVGFVVRIMQRRRSETDGRTLARRLGCNKQGFSPNNQGSVASGKRPRCSAREGCKATILVKMEKSGKWVVTRFVKDHNHPLIISARGVSNGVDKDKKIEQLTLELQRQDQLCTAYRNKLLNFLASVEEQGEHLSSKINGVIENVKKIEAEIQKSSGH; from the exons A TGGATTTGGACAAGGAAGATAGGAACAGGGAGGAAGAGAACAACAGTGAAGGGAAAGAAGGGGAAGATGTTGTAGGCGAAGGAAACGCTGAAGAGTtggatgcaaatgatgtcatGGATGTTGATGGCAACACAGGTCAGTTAAAAGATagtgaagttcttgaaccttaTGTAGGTATGGAATTTGAATCAGAAGATGCTGCCAGGAAATTTTACATTGACTATGCCAAGAAGGTGGGGTTTGTCGTGCGTATTATGCAGCGTCGTCGCTCAGAAACTGATGGTAGAACTCTTGCTCGTCGTCTTGGATGTAATAAGCAGGGGTTTTCTCCTAATAACCAAGGTTCAGTCGCATCAGGTAAAAGGCCTAGGTGTAGTGCACGTGAAGGTTGCAAGGCTACAATTCTGGTTAAGATGGAGAAGTCAGGAAAATGGGTTGTGACAAGATTTGTGAAGGATCATAACCATCCACTCATCATCAGTGCTCGCGGAGTTAGTAATGGA GTTGACAAGGATAAGAAGATTGAGCAGCTTACTCTGGAGTTGCAGCGTCAAGACCAGCTTTGTACAGCATACAGAAACAAGTTACTCAACTTTTTGGCCAGTGTTGAGGAGCAAGGTGAGCACCTGTCTTCAAAAATTAATGGTGTTATCGAAAATGTGAAGAAGATTGAAGCTGAGATACAGAAATCATCAGGCCATTGA
- the LOC113712904 gene encoding protein FAR-RED IMPAIRED RESPONSE 1 isoform X4, protein MDLDKEDRNREEENNSEGKEGEDVVGEGNAEELDANDVMDVDGNTGQLKDSEVLEPYVGMEFESEDAARKFYIDYAKKVGFVVRIMQRRRSETDGRTLARRLGCNKQGFSPNNQGSVASGKRPRCSAREGCKATILVKMEKSGKWVVTRFVKDHNHPLIISARGVSNGVRFLPNVDKDKKIEQLTLELQRQDQLCTAYRNKLLNFLASVEEQGEHLSSKINGVIENVKKIEAEIQKSSGH, encoded by the exons A TGGATTTGGACAAGGAAGATAGGAACAGGGAGGAAGAGAACAACAGTGAAGGGAAAGAAGGGGAAGATGTTGTAGGCGAAGGAAACGCTGAAGAGTtggatgcaaatgatgtcatGGATGTTGATGGCAACACAGGTCAGTTAAAAGATagtgaagttcttgaaccttaTGTAGGTATGGAATTTGAATCAGAAGATGCTGCCAGGAAATTTTACATTGACTATGCCAAGAAGGTGGGGTTTGTCGTGCGTATTATGCAGCGTCGTCGCTCAGAAACTGATGGTAGAACTCTTGCTCGTCGTCTTGGATGTAATAAGCAGGGGTTTTCTCCTAATAACCAAGGTTCAGTCGCATCAGGTAAAAGGCCTAGGTGTAGTGCACGTGAAGGTTGCAAGGCTACAATTCTGGTTAAGATGGAGAAGTCAGGAAAATGGGTTGTGACAAGATTTGTGAAGGATCATAACCATCCACTCATCATCAGTGCTCGCGGAGTTAGTAATGGAGTGAGATTTCTTCCAAAT GTTGACAAGGATAAGAAGATTGAGCAGCTTACTCTGGAGTTGCAGCGTCAAGACCAGCTTTGTACAGCATACAGAAACAAGTTACTCAACTTTTTGGCCAGTGTTGAGGAGCAAGGTGAGCACCTGTCTTCAAAAATTAATGGTGTTATCGAAAATGTGAAGAAGATTGAAGCTGAGATACAGAAATCATCAGGCCATTGA
- the LOC113712904 gene encoding protein FAR1-RELATED SEQUENCE 2 isoform X1 codes for MSPAELIAYVDLDKEDRNREEENNSEGKEGEDVVGEGNAEELDANDVMDVDGNTGQLKDSEVLEPYVGMEFESEDAARKFYIDYAKKVGFVVRIMQRRRSETDGRTLARRLGCNKQGFSPNNQGSVASGKRPRCSAREGCKATILVKMEKSGKWVVTRFVKDHNHPLIISARGVSNGVRFLPNVDKDKKIEQLTLELQRQDQLCTAYRNKLLNFLASVEEQGEHLSSKINGVIENVKKIEAEIQKSSGH; via the exons ATGTCCCCTGCGGAACTCATAGCTTATG TGGATTTGGACAAGGAAGATAGGAACAGGGAGGAAGAGAACAACAGTGAAGGGAAAGAAGGGGAAGATGTTGTAGGCGAAGGAAACGCTGAAGAGTtggatgcaaatgatgtcatGGATGTTGATGGCAACACAGGTCAGTTAAAAGATagtgaagttcttgaaccttaTGTAGGTATGGAATTTGAATCAGAAGATGCTGCCAGGAAATTTTACATTGACTATGCCAAGAAGGTGGGGTTTGTCGTGCGTATTATGCAGCGTCGTCGCTCAGAAACTGATGGTAGAACTCTTGCTCGTCGTCTTGGATGTAATAAGCAGGGGTTTTCTCCTAATAACCAAGGTTCAGTCGCATCAGGTAAAAGGCCTAGGTGTAGTGCACGTGAAGGTTGCAAGGCTACAATTCTGGTTAAGATGGAGAAGTCAGGAAAATGGGTTGTGACAAGATTTGTGAAGGATCATAACCATCCACTCATCATCAGTGCTCGCGGAGTTAGTAATGGAGTGAGATTTCTTCCAAAT GTTGACAAGGATAAGAAGATTGAGCAGCTTACTCTGGAGTTGCAGCGTCAAGACCAGCTTTGTACAGCATACAGAAACAAGTTACTCAACTTTTTGGCCAGTGTTGAGGAGCAAGGTGAGCACCTGTCTTCAAAAATTAATGGTGTTATCGAAAATGTGAAGAAGATTGAAGCTGAGATACAGAAATCATCAGGCCATTGA
- the LOC113712904 gene encoding protein FAR1-RELATED SEQUENCE 2 isoform X2 has protein sequence MSPAELIAYVDLDKEDRNREEENNSEGKEGEDVVGEGNAEELDANDVMDVDGNTGQLKDSEVLEPYVGMEFESEDAARKFYIDYAKKVGFVVRIMQRRRSETDGRTLARRLGCNKQGFSPNNQGSVASGKRPRCSAREGCKATILVKMEKSGKWVVTRFVKDHNHPLIISARGVSNGVDKDKKIEQLTLELQRQDQLCTAYRNKLLNFLASVEEQGEHLSSKINGVIENVKKIEAEIQKSSGH, from the exons ATGTCCCCTGCGGAACTCATAGCTTATG TGGATTTGGACAAGGAAGATAGGAACAGGGAGGAAGAGAACAACAGTGAAGGGAAAGAAGGGGAAGATGTTGTAGGCGAAGGAAACGCTGAAGAGTtggatgcaaatgatgtcatGGATGTTGATGGCAACACAGGTCAGTTAAAAGATagtgaagttcttgaaccttaTGTAGGTATGGAATTTGAATCAGAAGATGCTGCCAGGAAATTTTACATTGACTATGCCAAGAAGGTGGGGTTTGTCGTGCGTATTATGCAGCGTCGTCGCTCAGAAACTGATGGTAGAACTCTTGCTCGTCGTCTTGGATGTAATAAGCAGGGGTTTTCTCCTAATAACCAAGGTTCAGTCGCATCAGGTAAAAGGCCTAGGTGTAGTGCACGTGAAGGTTGCAAGGCTACAATTCTGGTTAAGATGGAGAAGTCAGGAAAATGGGTTGTGACAAGATTTGTGAAGGATCATAACCATCCACTCATCATCAGTGCTCGCGGAGTTAGTAATGGA GTTGACAAGGATAAGAAGATTGAGCAGCTTACTCTGGAGTTGCAGCGTCAAGACCAGCTTTGTACAGCATACAGAAACAAGTTACTCAACTTTTTGGCCAGTGTTGAGGAGCAAGGTGAGCACCTGTCTTCAAAAATTAATGGTGTTATCGAAAATGTGAAGAAGATTGAAGCTGAGATACAGAAATCATCAGGCCATTGA
- the LOC113712904 gene encoding protein FAR-RED IMPAIRED RESPONSE 1 isoform X3 translates to MLDLDKEDRNREEENNSEGKEGEDVVGEGNAEELDANDVMDVDGNTGQLKDSEVLEPYVGMEFESEDAARKFYIDYAKKVGFVVRIMQRRRSETDGRTLARRLGCNKQGFSPNNQGSVASGKRPRCSAREGCKATILVKMEKSGKWVVTRFVKDHNHPLIISARGVSNGVRFLPNVDKDKKIEQLTLELQRQDQLCTAYRNKLLNFLASVEEQGEHLSSKINGVIENVKKIEAEIQKSSGH, encoded by the exons ATGT TGGATTTGGACAAGGAAGATAGGAACAGGGAGGAAGAGAACAACAGTGAAGGGAAAGAAGGGGAAGATGTTGTAGGCGAAGGAAACGCTGAAGAGTtggatgcaaatgatgtcatGGATGTTGATGGCAACACAGGTCAGTTAAAAGATagtgaagttcttgaaccttaTGTAGGTATGGAATTTGAATCAGAAGATGCTGCCAGGAAATTTTACATTGACTATGCCAAGAAGGTGGGGTTTGTCGTGCGTATTATGCAGCGTCGTCGCTCAGAAACTGATGGTAGAACTCTTGCTCGTCGTCTTGGATGTAATAAGCAGGGGTTTTCTCCTAATAACCAAGGTTCAGTCGCATCAGGTAAAAGGCCTAGGTGTAGTGCACGTGAAGGTTGCAAGGCTACAATTCTGGTTAAGATGGAGAAGTCAGGAAAATGGGTTGTGACAAGATTTGTGAAGGATCATAACCATCCACTCATCATCAGTGCTCGCGGAGTTAGTAATGGAGTGAGATTTCTTCCAAAT GTTGACAAGGATAAGAAGATTGAGCAGCTTACTCTGGAGTTGCAGCGTCAAGACCAGCTTTGTACAGCATACAGAAACAAGTTACTCAACTTTTTGGCCAGTGTTGAGGAGCAAGGTGAGCACCTGTCTTCAAAAATTAATGGTGTTATCGAAAATGTGAAGAAGATTGAAGCTGAGATACAGAAATCATCAGGCCATTGA
- the LOC113712936 gene encoding protein FAR1-RELATED SEQUENCE 5-like, which translates to MEFDSEDAAKEFYDDYARHLGFVMRIDQCRRSEVDKRILSRRLSCNKQGYYVKMKDQYGPVRKPRSSTREGCKAMMLVKVNKSGKWVVTRFVKDHTHPLVASSRTCRTAMDHKDRKIQELTLELERQDKLCDLYHEQIITFLQSVEEETGLLSTKIEAAVKNVMEMEAEAKQQSNLQQAHLQ; encoded by the exons ATGGAGTTTGATTCTGAAGATGCTGCAAAGGAGTTTTACGATGATTATGCAAGGCATCTAGGGTTTGTCATGCGTATTGATCAGTGCCGGCGTTCAGAGGTTGACAAGAGGATTCTTTCCCGGCGGCTTTCATGTAATAAACAGGGTTACTATGTCAAAATGAAAGACCAATATGGTCCAGTTCGGAAGCCACGCTCCAGCACTAGAGAAGGTTGTAAGGCAATGATGTTGGTAAAGGTTAATAAGTCTGGTAAGTGGGTGGTAACCAGATTTGTGAAGGACCACACTCATCCATTGGTTGCTTCTAGTCGAACTTGTCGTACTGCCATG GATCACAAGGACAGGAAAATACAGGAACTGACACTGGAGTTGGAGCGCCAGGACAAACTGTGTGATCTTTATCATGAACAGATAATCACATTCTTGCAAAGTGTAGAGGAGGAAACTGGGCTTCTGTCAACCAAGATTGAAGCTGCTGTTAAGAATGTCATGGAAATGGAGGCAGAAGCTAAACAGCAATCAAACCTGCAACAAGCGCATCTTCAGTAG
- the LOC113712944 gene encoding protein FAR1-RELATED SEQUENCE 3, producing MDNSTSQVFNSVERKSFLPIDSNGNVFLDDELSTSMELCIGEDDKCVGQLIAMPLTENVVEPHIGMEFNSRDDARDFYVAYGRQTGFTVRIHHNRRSRINNMVIGQDFVCSKEGFREKKYVQRKDRVLPPPPVTREGCPAMLRVAFKDGAKWVVTKFVKEHNHSLMSPNKVPWRGCGKNLINQDEKDQRIRELTLELYNERQRCKRRCAVYQEQLQTLLKYIEDHTDHLSKSVQEVVERVQSIENEELEDSD from the exons ATGGACAACTCAACAAGTCAAGTATTTAATTCTGTTGAAAGAAAAAGCTTTCTGCCTATTGACAGTAATGGCAATGTTTTTCTTGATGACGAGCTCTCAACAAGCATGGAGTTATGCATAGGCGAAGATGATAAATGTGTTGGACAGCTTATAGCTATGCCATTGACTGAGAATGTTGTTGAGCCCCACATAGGCATGGAGTTTAATTCAAGGGATGATGCTCGAGATTTTTATGTTGCTTATGGCAGGCAGACAGGCTTTACTGTCCGCATTCATCATAACCGCCGGTCACGCATCAATAACATGGTTATTGGTCAAGATTTTGTTTGTTCCAAAGAAGGTTTTCGTGAAAAGAAATATGTGCAGAGAAAAGATAGAGTTCTTCCTCCACCGCCTGTCACTCGTGAAGGTTGTCCTGCCATGCTGAGGGTTGCTTTTAAAGATGGAGCTAAGTGGGTAGTCACAAAGTTCGTGAAAGAGCACAATCACAGTTTGATGTCTCCTAATAAAGTTCCTTGGCGAGGTTGTGGAAAGAATTTGATCAACCag GATGAAAAAGATCAAAGGATTCGAGAGCTCACACTTGAACTTTACAATGAAAGGCAACGATGTAAACGTCGATGTGCAGTTTACCAGGAACAATTGCAGACATTGTTGAAATATATTGAGGATCATACTGACCACTTATCAAAGAGTGTTCAGGAAGTAGTTGAGCGTGTACAATCTATTGAAAATGAAGAACTAGAAGACTCAGATTAG
- the LOC113712958 gene encoding uncharacterized CRM domain-containing protein At3g25440, chloroplastic isoform X2: MMVRRLNSASAKLRHLFSNQSNHLFFLPYLSNSILSKPSVCGVLCKDFGRESLIGQGYGFQKCNLGGISWIHSGRSLSSADKAVDSNGNVGDGGDGFSEVKKKRKKLKGKRAVVRWLKFFRWKKKKDYERMTAEEKIVYKLKKARKKEERLVESLQKIEPKESSETTHDPEILTPEEHFYFLKMGQKCKNYVPVGRRGIYQGVILNMHLHWKKHQTLKVVVKTFSPEEVREIAAELARLSGGIVLDIEDDNTIIMYRGKNYSQPPTEIMSPRSTLSRKKALDKSKYRDALRAVRRYIPRLEQDLELLQAQVESKVDASAENQSTTAETVDSTSPSDLTLEGSERLKELISKSDELNEDDDSMMDSGLNSDSDALSDIFETESESENEEKSEQHLYLDVFEKFPPQRYVEIEDFEEHLRQISADSRREKSSGQGVTVPDLDEVDKMVIQAASLLKNKRRR; this comes from the exons ATGATGGTTAGGAGATTAAATTCTGCTTCAGCAAAACTTAGACATCTATTCTCTAATCAGTCTAATCATTTGTTCTTCTTGCCTTACTTATCTAATTCCATTCTATCCAAGCCCAG TGTCTGTGGCGTTTTGTGCAAGGATTTTGGTAGAGAATCCTTAATTGGGCAAGGTTATGGATTCCAAAAGTGCAATCTTGGAGGTATTTCGTGGATACATTCTGGTCGATCTTTAAGCAGTGCAGATAAAGCTGTTGACAGCAATGGAAATGTTGGTGATGGTGGGGATGGTTTCAGTGAGgtaaagaagaagaggaagaaactcAAGGGAAAAAGGGCTGTGGTAAGGTGGTTGAAGTTCTTCaggtggaagaagaagaaagactaTGAGAGAATGACTGCCGAAGAAAAAATTGTTTACAAATTGAAAAAG GCTcggaaaaaagaggaaaggcTTGTTGAATCTCTTCAAAAGATTGAGCCCAAGGAGTCATCTGAAACTACACATGATCCCGAGATATTGACTCCAGAAGAACACTTTTACTTTTTGAAGATGGGTCAGAAATGTAAGAATTATGTGCCTGTTGGAAGGCGAGGCATATACCAAGGTGTGATCCTAAATATGCACTTGCATTGGAAAAAGCATCAGACTTTGAAAGTGGTAGTGAAGACATTCTCTCCTGAAGAGGTCAGGGAGATTGCTGCTGAGCTGGCACGATTAAGCGGTGGGATTGTGCTTGACATTGAGGATGACAACACTATAATTATGTATAGGGGAAAAAACTACTCTCAGCCTCCAACAGAGATAATGTCTCCCCGGAGCACTCTCTCTAGGAAGAAG GCTTTGGATAAATCCAAATATAGGGATGCATTAAGAGCTGTTAGGAGATATATTCCCAGACTTGAGCAGGACCTTGAGCTTCTTCAAGCACAGGTAGAAAGCAAGGTTGATGCTTCTGCAGAAAATCAATCAACAACTGCTGAAACTGTTGACTCTACGTCGCCCTCAGACCTAACATTGGAGGGATCAGAAAGATTGAAAGAGTTGATATCTAAAAGTGATGAACTCAATGAGGATGATGACTCAATGATGGATTCGGGGTTGAATTCAGATTCTGATGCTTTATCAGATATATTTGAAACTGAGTCTGAGTCAGAGAATGAGGAGAAGTCGGAGCAGCATCTCTATCTAGATGTGTTTGAAAAGTTTCCGCCGCAAAGGTATGtagaaatagaagattttgaAGAGCATCTGCGTCAAATATCGGCTGACTCAAGAAGAGAGAAATCATCAGGTCAGGGTGTAACTGTACCTGATCTTGATGAGGTTGATAAGATGGTTATACAAGCTGCATCACTTCTGAAGAACAAGAGGAGACGATGA
- the LOC113712958 gene encoding uncharacterized CRM domain-containing protein At3g25440, chloroplastic isoform X1 — protein MMVRRLNSASAKLRHLFSNQSNHLFFLPYLSNSILSKPSSVCGVLCKDFGRESLIGQGYGFQKCNLGGISWIHSGRSLSSADKAVDSNGNVGDGGDGFSEVKKKRKKLKGKRAVVRWLKFFRWKKKKDYERMTAEEKIVYKLKKARKKEERLVESLQKIEPKESSETTHDPEILTPEEHFYFLKMGQKCKNYVPVGRRGIYQGVILNMHLHWKKHQTLKVVVKTFSPEEVREIAAELARLSGGIVLDIEDDNTIIMYRGKNYSQPPTEIMSPRSTLSRKKALDKSKYRDALRAVRRYIPRLEQDLELLQAQVESKVDASAENQSTTAETVDSTSPSDLTLEGSERLKELISKSDELNEDDDSMMDSGLNSDSDALSDIFETESESENEEKSEQHLYLDVFEKFPPQRYVEIEDFEEHLRQISADSRREKSSGQGVTVPDLDEVDKMVIQAASLLKNKRRR, from the exons ATGATGGTTAGGAGATTAAATTCTGCTTCAGCAAAACTTAGACATCTATTCTCTAATCAGTCTAATCATTTGTTCTTCTTGCCTTACTTATCTAATTCCATTCTATCCAAGCCCAG TAGTGTCTGTGGCGTTTTGTGCAAGGATTTTGGTAGAGAATCCTTAATTGGGCAAGGTTATGGATTCCAAAAGTGCAATCTTGGAGGTATTTCGTGGATACATTCTGGTCGATCTTTAAGCAGTGCAGATAAAGCTGTTGACAGCAATGGAAATGTTGGTGATGGTGGGGATGGTTTCAGTGAGgtaaagaagaagaggaagaaactcAAGGGAAAAAGGGCTGTGGTAAGGTGGTTGAAGTTCTTCaggtggaagaagaagaaagactaTGAGAGAATGACTGCCGAAGAAAAAATTGTTTACAAATTGAAAAAG GCTcggaaaaaagaggaaaggcTTGTTGAATCTCTTCAAAAGATTGAGCCCAAGGAGTCATCTGAAACTACACATGATCCCGAGATATTGACTCCAGAAGAACACTTTTACTTTTTGAAGATGGGTCAGAAATGTAAGAATTATGTGCCTGTTGGAAGGCGAGGCATATACCAAGGTGTGATCCTAAATATGCACTTGCATTGGAAAAAGCATCAGACTTTGAAAGTGGTAGTGAAGACATTCTCTCCTGAAGAGGTCAGGGAGATTGCTGCTGAGCTGGCACGATTAAGCGGTGGGATTGTGCTTGACATTGAGGATGACAACACTATAATTATGTATAGGGGAAAAAACTACTCTCAGCCTCCAACAGAGATAATGTCTCCCCGGAGCACTCTCTCTAGGAAGAAG GCTTTGGATAAATCCAAATATAGGGATGCATTAAGAGCTGTTAGGAGATATATTCCCAGACTTGAGCAGGACCTTGAGCTTCTTCAAGCACAGGTAGAAAGCAAGGTTGATGCTTCTGCAGAAAATCAATCAACAACTGCTGAAACTGTTGACTCTACGTCGCCCTCAGACCTAACATTGGAGGGATCAGAAAGATTGAAAGAGTTGATATCTAAAAGTGATGAACTCAATGAGGATGATGACTCAATGATGGATTCGGGGTTGAATTCAGATTCTGATGCTTTATCAGATATATTTGAAACTGAGTCTGAGTCAGAGAATGAGGAGAAGTCGGAGCAGCATCTCTATCTAGATGTGTTTGAAAAGTTTCCGCCGCAAAGGTATGtagaaatagaagattttgaAGAGCATCTGCGTCAAATATCGGCTGACTCAAGAAGAGAGAAATCATCAGGTCAGGGTGTAACTGTACCTGATCTTGATGAGGTTGATAAGATGGTTATACAAGCTGCATCACTTCTGAAGAACAAGAGGAGACGATGA
- the LOC113712958 gene encoding uncharacterized CRM domain-containing protein At3g25440, chloroplastic isoform X3, whose translation MTAEEKIVYKLKKARKKEERLVESLQKIEPKESSETTHDPEILTPEEHFYFLKMGQKCKNYVPVGRRGIYQGVILNMHLHWKKHQTLKVVVKTFSPEEVREIAAELARLSGGIVLDIEDDNTIIMYRGKNYSQPPTEIMSPRSTLSRKKALDKSKYRDALRAVRRYIPRLEQDLELLQAQVESKVDASAENQSTTAETVDSTSPSDLTLEGSERLKELISKSDELNEDDDSMMDSGLNSDSDALSDIFETESESENEEKSEQHLYLDVFEKFPPQRYVEIEDFEEHLRQISADSRREKSSGQGVTVPDLDEVDKMVIQAASLLKNKRRR comes from the exons ATGACTGCCGAAGAAAAAATTGTTTACAAATTGAAAAAG GCTcggaaaaaagaggaaaggcTTGTTGAATCTCTTCAAAAGATTGAGCCCAAGGAGTCATCTGAAACTACACATGATCCCGAGATATTGACTCCAGAAGAACACTTTTACTTTTTGAAGATGGGTCAGAAATGTAAGAATTATGTGCCTGTTGGAAGGCGAGGCATATACCAAGGTGTGATCCTAAATATGCACTTGCATTGGAAAAAGCATCAGACTTTGAAAGTGGTAGTGAAGACATTCTCTCCTGAAGAGGTCAGGGAGATTGCTGCTGAGCTGGCACGATTAAGCGGTGGGATTGTGCTTGACATTGAGGATGACAACACTATAATTATGTATAGGGGAAAAAACTACTCTCAGCCTCCAACAGAGATAATGTCTCCCCGGAGCACTCTCTCTAGGAAGAAG GCTTTGGATAAATCCAAATATAGGGATGCATTAAGAGCTGTTAGGAGATATATTCCCAGACTTGAGCAGGACCTTGAGCTTCTTCAAGCACAGGTAGAAAGCAAGGTTGATGCTTCTGCAGAAAATCAATCAACAACTGCTGAAACTGTTGACTCTACGTCGCCCTCAGACCTAACATTGGAGGGATCAGAAAGATTGAAAGAGTTGATATCTAAAAGTGATGAACTCAATGAGGATGATGACTCAATGATGGATTCGGGGTTGAATTCAGATTCTGATGCTTTATCAGATATATTTGAAACTGAGTCTGAGTCAGAGAATGAGGAGAAGTCGGAGCAGCATCTCTATCTAGATGTGTTTGAAAAGTTTCCGCCGCAAAGGTATGtagaaatagaagattttgaAGAGCATCTGCGTCAAATATCGGCTGACTCAAGAAGAGAGAAATCATCAGGTCAGGGTGTAACTGTACCTGATCTTGATGAGGTTGATAAGATGGTTATACAAGCTGCATCACTTCTGAAGAACAAGAGGAGACGATGA
- the LOC140004205 gene encoding calmodulin-like protein 3: MDPGELRRVFQMFDRNGDGKITKKELNDSLQNLGIYIPEKDLVQMIDKIDVNRDGYVDIDEFGSLYQTIMDERDEEEDMREAFNVFDQNGDGFITVEELRSVLSSLGLKQGRTLEDCKLMIKKVDVDGDGMVNYREFRQMMKGGGFAALT, from the coding sequence ATGGATCCGGGAGAGCTCCGTCGGGTTTTCCAAATGTTCGACCGCAACGGCGACGGAAAAATTACAAAGAAAGAGCTGAATGACTCGCTACAGAACTTGGGAATTTACATCCCAGAAAAAGATCTCGTCCAAATGATCGATAAGATTGACGTTAACCGAGACGGATATGTAGATATCGACGAGTTTGGGTCGTTGTACCAAACAATAATGGACGAGAGAGACGAGGAGGAGGACATGAGGGAAGCTTTCAAcgtttttgatcaaaacggaGACGGATTTATTACGGTGGAAGAGTTGAGATCGGTGTTGTCGTCGCTAGGGTTGAAACAAGGGAGAACCTTGGAAGACTGCAAGTTGATGATCAAGAAAGTTGACGTGGATGGAGATGGAATGGTAAATTACAGGGAATTCAGGCAGATGATGAAGGGTGGTGGATTTGCTGCCTTAACTTGA